From Streptomyces sp. TLI_053, a single genomic window includes:
- the alr gene encoding alanine racemase: MAGLTEGVRAEATIDLAALRGNLDALRERIGGATVMAAVKADAYGHGALRCAREAVAAGVGWLGTATPEEALALRAGGVGPEQARILCWLWTPGGPWREALFADLDISISGDWALAELLAAVRATGIPARVHLKADTGLGRNGCQPHDWPELVAAARRAELDGLLTVVGVWSHFAAADEPGHPSIQLQLDAFRLALASAEAAGLRPEVRHLANSPATLLLPQSHFDMVRTGLAMYGLSPVPEVGSPADFGLRPVMSLTARLALVKHVPGGHGVSYGHHYTTPGPTTLGLVPVGYGDGIPRHASGIGPVQVDGKWRTVAGRVAMDQFVVDLGGDTPPIGDEVLVFGSGDRGEPTAEDWGRACGTISYEIVTRIGSRVPRRYVGGLDEGLLG; this comes from the coding sequence ATGGCCGGTCTCACCGAAGGCGTACGGGCCGAGGCGACCATCGATCTCGCCGCCCTGCGCGGCAACCTCGACGCGCTGCGCGAGCGCATCGGCGGGGCCACGGTGATGGCCGCGGTCAAGGCGGACGCCTACGGCCACGGCGCGCTGCGCTGTGCCCGGGAAGCGGTCGCCGCGGGAGTCGGCTGGCTGGGCACCGCGACGCCCGAGGAGGCGCTCGCGCTGCGTGCCGGCGGGGTGGGCCCCGAGCAGGCGCGCATCCTCTGCTGGCTGTGGACCCCCGGCGGGCCCTGGCGGGAGGCGCTCTTCGCGGACCTCGACATCTCGATCAGCGGCGACTGGGCGCTCGCCGAACTGCTCGCCGCCGTCCGCGCCACCGGCATCCCGGCCCGGGTCCACCTCAAGGCCGACACCGGCCTCGGCCGCAACGGCTGCCAGCCGCACGACTGGCCCGAGCTGGTCGCCGCCGCGCGCCGCGCCGAGCTGGACGGCCTGCTGACCGTGGTCGGCGTCTGGTCGCACTTCGCCGCCGCCGACGAGCCCGGCCACCCCTCGATCCAGTTGCAGCTGGACGCCTTCCGGCTGGCCCTGGCCTCCGCCGAGGCGGCCGGGCTGCGCCCCGAGGTGCGGCACCTGGCCAACTCGCCGGCCACCCTGCTGCTGCCGCAGTCGCACTTCGACATGGTCCGCACCGGCCTCGCCATGTACGGGCTGTCGCCGGTCCCCGAGGTGGGTTCGCCGGCCGACTTCGGCCTGCGCCCGGTGATGTCGCTGACCGCCCGGCTGGCGCTGGTCAAGCACGTGCCCGGCGGCCACGGCGTCAGCTACGGCCACCACTACACCACCCCGGGGCCGACCACGCTGGGCCTGGTCCCGGTCGGCTACGGCGACGGCATCCCGCGGCACGCCAGCGGCATCGGCCCGGTGCAGGTCGACGGCAAGTGGCGCACGGTGGCCGGCCGGGTGGCGATGGACCAGTTCGTGGTGGACCTCGGCGGCGACACCCCGCCGATCGGCGACGAGGTGCTGGTCTTCGGCAGCGGCGACCGGGGCGAGCCGACCGCCGAGGACTGGGGCCGCGCCTGCGGCACCATCTCCTACGAGATCGTGACCCGGATCGGCTCCCGGGTGCCGCGCCGCTACGTCGGCGGCCTGGACGAGGGCCTGCTCGGATGA
- the tsaE gene encoding tRNA (adenosine(37)-N6)-threonylcarbamoyltransferase complex ATPase subunit type 1 TsaE: MGSHASLTVATPDRMGRLGRELAALLRPGDLVLLSGELGAGKTTLTRGLGEGLRVRGAVTSPTFVIARVHPSLVGGPALVHVDAYRLGGDLDEMEDLDLDVSLPESVVVVEWGEGKVERLSENRLEVRIGRAIGAEAAGDDLDPRQVELTGVGTRWDGTDLTVLA, encoded by the coding sequence ATGGGCTCCCACGCCTCTCTCACCGTCGCCACCCCCGACCGGATGGGCCGGCTCGGCCGGGAGCTGGCCGCGCTCCTGCGGCCGGGGGACCTCGTGCTGCTCTCCGGCGAGCTGGGGGCGGGCAAGACCACGCTGACCCGGGGCCTCGGCGAGGGTCTCCGGGTGCGCGGGGCGGTCACCTCGCCGACCTTCGTGATCGCCCGGGTGCACCCCTCGCTGGTGGGGGGCCCGGCGCTGGTGCACGTCGACGCGTACCGGCTGGGCGGCGACCTCGACGAGATGGAGGACCTCGACCTCGACGTGTCGCTGCCGGAGTCGGTGGTGGTGGTCGAGTGGGGCGAGGGCAAGGTCGAGCGGCTCTCCGAGAACCGTCTGGAGGTCCGGATCGGACGCGCGATCGGCGCCGAGGCGGCCGGGGACGACCTGGACCCGCGACAGGTGGAGCTGACCGGCGTCGGCACCCGTTGGGACGGCACCGATCTCACCGTGCTGGCCTGA
- a CDS encoding alpha/beta hydrolase → MSGPSDTDPVATLGRAARAVKAAEAATGVSRAGLIGISVGVLAAGAAAGVAIDRLTVGRSTRRRARAELDANAPYGSLRGRPRTVAAADGTELYVELDGLDTPEGERDGAAEPLTVVFCHGYCLNQDSWHFQRAAFRDGARLVLWDQRSHGRSERSRSFLAGEPAGIDQLGGDLKAVIDAVAPTGPLVLVGHSMGGMTMMALADQHPELFRERVAGVALIGTLAGNWDAVTFGLPVAGAKLFRRVAPGMMKLLGRQVDLVEATRRLGADVSAVFYRRYSFGAKDVDPGVVRFAEQMLDATPIDVVAEFYPVFSAHEKTEALAVLRGIPTLVLTGTKDLLTPPGHGEAMAEQLPGAELVLVQDAGHLVMLERPDLVDRHLAGLLDRAARFRGAAPLPPQVGEPA, encoded by the coding sequence ATGAGCGGGCCGAGCGACACCGACCCGGTCGCGACCCTCGGCCGGGCGGCCCGGGCCGTCAAGGCGGCCGAGGCGGCCACCGGGGTGAGCCGGGCCGGTCTGATCGGCATCTCGGTCGGCGTGCTCGCGGCCGGCGCCGCGGCCGGGGTGGCGATCGACCGGCTGACGGTCGGCCGGAGCACGCGCCGCCGGGCCCGCGCCGAGCTGGACGCCAACGCCCCGTACGGCTCGCTGCGCGGCCGGCCCCGCACGGTGGCCGCCGCCGACGGCACCGAGCTGTACGTCGAGCTGGACGGTCTCGACACCCCGGAGGGGGAGCGGGACGGCGCCGCCGAGCCGCTGACCGTGGTCTTCTGCCACGGCTACTGCCTCAACCAGGACAGCTGGCACTTCCAGCGCGCCGCGTTCCGGGACGGCGCCCGGCTGGTCCTGTGGGACCAGCGCAGCCACGGCCGGTCCGAGCGCTCCCGCTCCTTCCTGGCCGGCGAACCCGCCGGCATCGACCAGCTGGGCGGCGACCTCAAGGCCGTGATCGACGCCGTCGCGCCGACCGGCCCGCTGGTGCTGGTCGGTCACTCGATGGGCGGCATGACGATGATGGCGCTGGCCGACCAGCACCCGGAGCTGTTCCGGGAGCGGGTCGCCGGGGTCGCGCTGATCGGCACCCTGGCCGGGAACTGGGACGCCGTCACCTTCGGGCTGCCGGTGGCCGGCGCCAAGCTGTTCCGCAGGGTCGCGCCGGGCATGATGAAGTTGCTCGGGCGCCAGGTGGACCTGGTGGAGGCGACCCGCCGGCTCGGCGCGGACGTCAGCGCCGTCTTCTACCGGCGGTACTCCTTCGGGGCGAAGGACGTCGACCCGGGTGTGGTCCGGTTCGCCGAGCAGATGCTGGACGCCACCCCGATCGACGTGGTGGCCGAGTTCTACCCGGTGTTCTCGGCGCACGAGAAGACCGAGGCACTGGCCGTGCTGCGCGGCATCCCCACCCTGGTGCTGACCGGGACCAAGGACCTCCTCACCCCGCCCGGCCACGGCGAGGCGATGGCCGAGCAGCTGCCGGGGGCCGAGCTGGTCCTGGTCCAGGACGCCGGGCACCTGGTGATGCTGGAGCGCCCCGACCTGGTCGACCGTCACCTGGCCGGGCTGCTCGACCGGGCCGCCCGCTTCCGCGGCGCGGCCCCGCTGCCGCCCCAGGTCGGCGAACCGGCGTAG
- the tsaB gene encoding tRNA (adenosine(37)-N6)-threonylcarbamoyltransferase complex dimerization subunit type 1 TsaB: MLLLAFDTATPAVTAAVHDGSTVLAETDQVDARRHGELLIPAIDRVLREAGVDRHRLTDIAVGVGPGPYTGLRVGLVTAAALGHALGLPVHGVCTLDAIAHAARAEGLAGEAFTVATDARRKEVYWAAYDAEGRRTEGPSVDRPGELTPPARSVGAGALLYPDTFPGAHGPEHVPAGALAAFAAAELAAGRALLPNAPLYLRRPDAQVPAGYKAVLPA, encoded by the coding sequence GTGCTGCTGCTCGCGTTCGACACCGCTACCCCCGCCGTCACGGCCGCCGTCCACGACGGATCGACCGTCCTCGCCGAGACCGACCAGGTCGACGCCAGGCGCCACGGCGAACTCCTGATCCCCGCGATCGACCGGGTGCTCCGGGAGGCCGGTGTCGACCGGCACCGGCTGACCGACATCGCGGTCGGCGTGGGCCCCGGCCCGTACACCGGCCTGCGGGTCGGTCTGGTGACCGCCGCCGCGCTGGGCCACGCGCTCGGCCTGCCGGTGCACGGCGTCTGCACACTGGACGCGATCGCCCACGCGGCCCGCGCCGAGGGGCTGGCCGGCGAGGCGTTCACGGTGGCCACCGACGCCCGCCGCAAGGAGGTCTACTGGGCCGCGTACGACGCCGAGGGCCGCCGGACCGAGGGCCCTTCGGTGGACCGTCCGGGTGAGCTGACCCCGCCCGCGCGGTCGGTCGGCGCCGGTGCGCTGCTCTACCCGGACACCTTCCCGGGCGCCCACGGCCCCGAGCACGTCCCGGCGGGCGCGCTCGCCGCGTTCGCCGCGGCCGAGCTGGCCGCCGGCCGGGCCCTGCTGCCCAACGCCCCGCTCTACCTGCGCCGTCCGGACGCCCAGGTGCCGGCCGGCTACAAGGCGGTGCTCCCGGCGTGA
- the glmS gene encoding glutamine--fructose-6-phosphate transaminase (isomerizing): MCGIVGYVGSQPALDVVIAGLQRLEYRGYDSAGVAVQVHGSDGQWSLATDKRAGKLANLEKSLAETPLPGGTTGIGHTRWATHGGPTDANAHPHLDDAAKVAVVHNGIIENFAQLRAELAERGHTLRSETDTEVVAHLLGELYEGDLAEAMRAVCRRLEGAFTLVAVHADAPDVVVGARRNSPLVVGRGEGENFLASDVSAFIAHTREAIELGQDQVVELRRESVTVTNFDGTPADVREYHVDWDASAAEKGGYDYFMLKEIAEQPKAVADTLLGRIGTDGRLTLDELRMSDADLRSVDKVVIVACGTAFHAGMIAKYAIEHWTRIPCEVEVASEFRYRDPIMGPGTLVIAISQSGETMDTLMALRHAREQGAKVLAICNTNGSTIPRESDAVLYTHAGPEVAVASTKAFLTQLVACYLVALYLGQVRGTKWGDEILAVIKELGDAPKQVEQVLETMEPVRELARSLADAKSVLFLGRHVGFPVALEGALKLKELAYMHAEGFAAGELKHGPIALIEEGLPVVVVVPSPRGRSILHDKIVSNIQEIRARGARTIVIAEEGDEAVVPYADHLIRIPVTPVLLQPLVATVPLQVFACELATAKGHEVDQPRNLAKSVTVE; this comes from the coding sequence ATGTGCGGAATTGTTGGATACGTGGGCTCCCAGCCCGCCCTTGATGTTGTAATCGCAGGCCTGCAGCGACTGGAGTACCGGGGTTACGACTCCGCCGGTGTCGCGGTGCAGGTGCACGGCTCCGACGGGCAGTGGAGCCTCGCCACCGACAAGCGGGCCGGCAAGCTCGCGAACCTGGAGAAGTCACTCGCCGAGACCCCTCTTCCCGGCGGCACCACCGGTATCGGCCACACCCGTTGGGCCACCCACGGCGGTCCGACGGACGCCAACGCCCACCCCCACCTGGACGACGCGGCCAAGGTCGCCGTGGTCCACAACGGCATCATCGAGAACTTCGCCCAGCTCCGGGCCGAGCTGGCCGAGCGCGGCCACACCCTCCGCTCGGAGACGGACACCGAGGTCGTCGCGCACCTGCTCGGCGAGCTGTACGAGGGCGACCTCGCGGAGGCCATGCGCGCGGTCTGCCGCCGGCTGGAGGGCGCCTTCACCCTCGTCGCCGTGCACGCCGACGCCCCGGACGTGGTGGTCGGCGCCCGTCGCAACTCGCCGCTGGTGGTCGGGCGCGGCGAGGGCGAGAACTTCCTCGCCTCCGACGTGTCCGCGTTCATCGCGCACACCCGCGAGGCGATCGAGCTGGGCCAGGACCAGGTCGTCGAGCTGCGCCGCGAGAGCGTCACGGTGACGAACTTCGACGGCACCCCGGCCGACGTGCGCGAGTACCACGTCGACTGGGACGCCTCGGCCGCCGAGAAGGGCGGCTACGACTACTTCATGCTCAAGGAGATCGCCGAGCAGCCGAAGGCCGTCGCCGACACCCTCCTCGGCCGGATCGGCACCGACGGCCGGCTCACCCTCGACGAGCTGCGGATGTCGGACGCCGACCTGCGCTCGGTCGACAAGGTCGTCATCGTCGCCTGCGGCACCGCCTTCCACGCGGGCATGATCGCCAAGTACGCGATCGAGCACTGGACCCGGATCCCGTGCGAGGTCGAGGTGGCCTCGGAGTTCCGCTACCGCGACCCGATCATGGGCCCCGGCACGCTGGTCATCGCCATCTCGCAGTCCGGCGAGACCATGGACACCCTGATGGCGCTGCGCCACGCGCGCGAGCAGGGCGCCAAGGTGCTGGCGATCTGCAACACCAACGGCTCGACCATCCCGCGCGAGTCGGACGCGGTGCTGTACACCCACGCCGGTCCCGAGGTGGCGGTCGCCTCGACCAAGGCCTTCCTGACCCAGCTGGTCGCCTGCTACCTGGTCGCGCTGTACCTGGGCCAGGTGCGCGGCACCAAGTGGGGCGACGAGATCCTCGCGGTCATCAAGGAGCTCGGCGACGCGCCGAAGCAGGTCGAGCAGGTCCTCGAGACCATGGAGCCGGTGCGTGAGCTGGCCCGCTCGCTCGCCGACGCCAAGTCGGTGCTGTTCCTCGGCCGGCACGTGGGCTTCCCGGTGGCCCTGGAGGGCGCGCTCAAGCTCAAGGAGCTGGCGTACATGCACGCCGAGGGCTTCGCCGCCGGTGAGCTGAAGCACGGCCCGATCGCGCTGATCGAGGAGGGTCTGCCGGTGGTGGTCGTCGTGCCGTCGCCGCGCGGCCGGTCGATCCTGCACGACAAGATCGTCTCCAACATCCAGGAGATCCGGGCCCGCGGTGCTCGGACCATCGTGATCGCGGAGGAGGGCGACGAGGCGGTCGTCCCGTACGCGGACCACCTGATCCGCATCCCGGTCACGCCGGTGCTGCTCCAGCCGCTGGTCGCCACCGTGCCGCTGCAGGTCTTCGCCTGCGAGCTGGCCACGGCCAAGGGCCACGAGGTCGACCAGCCGCGCAACCTGGCGAAGTCGGTCACCGTCGAGTAG
- a CDS encoding Uma2 family endonuclease — translation MVAMPAVEHPLSEGNLLQAFLELDTPLGCKAEFIEGEIVVTPPPDGDHEDAIARFARAVAREAVEELYVSGGKGLITPNGRFVPDATVAPVGHFRAQESWASAAGVELVLEVTSLNPHKDREPKRRGYAAAGIPCYLLVDRGTGTVTLFTQPEDGDYITTTKVEFGKPLDLPAPFSFTLDTGPLR, via the coding sequence ATGGTCGCCATGCCGGCAGTCGAGCACCCGCTGAGCGAGGGCAACCTCCTCCAGGCGTTTCTGGAGCTGGACACCCCGCTGGGATGCAAGGCCGAATTCATCGAAGGGGAGATCGTCGTGACGCCGCCACCGGACGGAGACCACGAGGACGCGATCGCCCGGTTCGCCCGGGCCGTCGCGCGCGAGGCCGTCGAGGAGTTGTACGTCAGCGGCGGCAAGGGTCTGATCACGCCGAACGGCCGTTTCGTCCCCGACGCGACGGTCGCACCCGTCGGTCACTTCCGCGCCCAGGAGTCCTGGGCGTCCGCAGCTGGAGTCGAACTCGTCCTCGAAGTCACCTCGCTCAACCCGCACAAGGACCGCGAACCCAAGCGCAGAGGCTATGCCGCCGCCGGAATCCCCTGCTACCTGCTGGTCGACCGCGGCACGGGCACTGTCACCCTGTTCACCCAGCCCGAGGACGGCGACTACATCACCACGACCAAGGTCGAGTTCGGCAAGCCACTCGACCTGCCCGCCCCGTTCTCGTTCACGCTCGACACGGGGCCCCTGCGGTAG
- the coaA gene encoding type I pantothenate kinase — MEHVLTELCTRGDITPGPSPSPYVDLSRAEWSALRERTPLPLSAEEVERLRGLGTALDLDEVRDVYLPLSRLLNLYIHATHDLRGALGTFLDTPDTERTRTPFIIGVAGSVAVGKSTTARLLQALLARWPEHPRVELVTTDGFLLPNAELRRRGLMARKGFPESYDRRALTRFVADVKAGKERVTAPVYSHLVYDIVPDERLTVERPDILIVEGLNVLQPALPGSDGRTRLAVADYFDFSIYVDARTDDIESWYLDRFRKLRQTAFQDPSSYFRRFTEVPEEEAMEYGRQVWRTINRPNLLENVRPTRGRATLVLQKGSDHKVRRALLRKL; from the coding sequence ATGGAGCATGTGCTGACCGAACTCTGTACGCGGGGCGACATCACCCCCGGCCCCTCGCCGTCCCCCTACGTGGACCTCAGCCGGGCCGAGTGGAGCGCGCTGCGCGAGCGTACGCCGCTGCCACTGTCCGCGGAGGAGGTGGAACGGCTGCGGGGTCTCGGCACCGCACTCGACCTCGACGAGGTCCGGGACGTCTATCTGCCGCTGTCCCGGCTGCTGAACCTCTACATCCACGCCACCCACGACCTGCGCGGCGCGCTGGGCACCTTCCTGGACACCCCGGACACCGAACGCACCCGGACGCCGTTCATCATCGGGGTGGCCGGTTCGGTCGCGGTCGGCAAGTCCACCACCGCACGACTGCTCCAGGCGCTGCTGGCCCGCTGGCCGGAGCACCCCCGGGTCGAGCTGGTCACCACGGACGGGTTCCTGCTGCCGAACGCGGAGCTGCGCCGGCGCGGCCTGATGGCCCGCAAGGGCTTCCCCGAGTCGTACGACCGCCGGGCGCTGACCCGCTTCGTCGCGGATGTGAAGGCCGGCAAGGAGCGGGTCACCGCCCCGGTCTACTCGCACCTCGTCTACGACATCGTGCCGGACGAGCGCCTCACCGTGGAGCGCCCGGACATCCTCATCGTCGAGGGCCTGAACGTGCTCCAGCCGGCCCTGCCCGGCAGCGACGGGCGCACCCGCCTCGCGGTGGCCGACTACTTCGACTTCTCGATCTACGTCGACGCCCGCACCGACGACATCGAGAGCTGGTACCTGGACCGGTTCCGCAAGCTGCGGCAGACCGCGTTCCAGGACCCGAGCTCCTACTTCCGCCGCTTCACCGAGGTGCCGGAGGAGGAGGCGATGGAGTACGGCCGCCAGGTCTGGCGCACCATCAACCGTCCGAACCTGCTGGAGAACGTGCGGCCCACCCGCGGCCGCGCCACCCTGGTCCTGCAGAAGGGCTCGGACCACAAGGTCCGCCGGGCGCTGCTGCGCAAGCTCTGA
- the rimI gene encoding ribosomal protein S18-alanine N-acetyltransferase — protein MRWWHIAPVLALELELFPEDAWSAGMFWSELAEAHPGGTRHYTVAVTPDGAVVGYAGLMAVGGDGDVQTIAVDGRHQGTGLGAALLTDLVREAARRGCADLLLEVRVDNTRAQRLYERFGFEPVGIRRGYYQPAGIDALVMRLDLAAAADRVAPADHVAPADRTTSAAPAAAPEDLDEPADRPRPDVKKDTPHG, from the coding sequence ATGCGCTGGTGGCACATAGCCCCGGTGCTGGCGCTGGAGCTGGAGCTGTTCCCGGAGGACGCCTGGTCCGCCGGCATGTTCTGGTCCGAGCTGGCCGAGGCCCACCCCGGCGGCACCCGGCACTACACCGTCGCCGTCACCCCGGACGGCGCGGTCGTCGGTTACGCCGGACTGATGGCGGTGGGCGGCGACGGCGACGTGCAGACGATCGCCGTCGACGGACGCCACCAGGGCACCGGACTGGGCGCGGCGCTGCTCACCGACCTGGTCCGGGAGGCCGCCCGGCGCGGCTGCGCGGACCTGCTGCTGGAGGTGCGGGTGGACAACACCCGCGCGCAGCGGCTCTACGAGCGCTTCGGGTTCGAGCCGGTCGGCATCCGGCGCGGCTACTACCAGCCGGCCGGCATCGACGCGCTGGTGATGCGGCTCGACCTCGCGGCCGCCGCCGACCGGGTCGCCCCGGCCGACCACGTCGCCCCCGCCGACCGCACCACGTCCGCCGCCCCGGCCGCGGCCCCCGAAGACCTCGACGAACCCGCGGACCGTCCGCGACCGGATGTGAAGAAGGACACCCCCCATGGCTGA
- the tsaD gene encoding tRNA (adenosine(37)-N6)-threonylcarbamoyltransferase complex transferase subunit TsaD translates to MADEPLVLGIETSCDETGVGIVRGTTLLADAVASSVNDHARFGGVVPEIASRAHLEAMVPTIQRALDTAGVRASDLDGIAVTAGPGLAGALLVGVSAAKAYAWALDKPLYGVNHLASHICVDQLEHGRLPSPTMALLVSGGHSSLLLSEDITTDVRPLGATIDDAAGEAFDKVARVLGLGFPGGPVVDRRAREGDPKAIAFPRGLTGPKDPEYDFSFSGLKTAVARWVEAKRRAGEEVPVADVAASFQEAVTDVLTRKAVKACKDNGVDHLMIGGGVAANSRLREMAQQRCDRAGIRLRVPRPGLCTDNGAMVAALGSEMVWRDRAPSSLDLSADSSLPVTEVHVPHTDFHGQAYQALTGQQR, encoded by the coding sequence ATGGCTGACGAACCGCTCGTCCTCGGCATCGAGACCTCCTGCGACGAGACCGGCGTCGGCATCGTGCGCGGCACCACCCTGCTGGCCGACGCGGTGGCCTCCAGCGTCAACGACCACGCCCGCTTCGGCGGCGTCGTCCCCGAGATCGCCAGCCGCGCGCACCTGGAGGCGATGGTCCCGACCATCCAGCGCGCCCTGGACACCGCGGGCGTCAGGGCGAGCGACCTGGACGGCATCGCCGTCACCGCCGGACCGGGCCTGGCCGGCGCGCTGCTGGTCGGCGTGAGCGCCGCCAAGGCCTACGCGTGGGCCCTCGACAAGCCGCTGTACGGCGTCAACCACCTCGCCTCGCACATCTGCGTGGACCAGCTGGAGCACGGCCGGCTGCCCTCCCCGACGATGGCCCTGCTGGTCTCCGGCGGGCACTCCTCGCTGCTGCTGAGCGAGGACATCACCACCGACGTCCGCCCGCTCGGCGCGACCATCGACGACGCCGCCGGCGAGGCCTTCGACAAGGTGGCCCGGGTGCTCGGCCTGGGCTTCCCCGGCGGCCCGGTGGTGGACCGCAGGGCCCGCGAGGGCGACCCGAAGGCGATCGCCTTCCCGCGCGGCCTGACCGGCCCCAAGGACCCGGAGTACGACTTCTCCTTCTCCGGGCTGAAGACCGCCGTCGCCCGCTGGGTGGAGGCGAAGCGCCGGGCCGGCGAGGAGGTGCCGGTGGCGGACGTCGCGGCGTCCTTCCAGGAGGCGGTCACCGACGTGCTCACCCGCAAGGCCGTCAAGGCCTGCAAGGACAACGGCGTCGACCACCTGATGATCGGCGGCGGCGTCGCGGCCAACTCCCGGCTGCGCGAGATGGCCCAGCAGCGCTGCGACCGCGCCGGCATCCGGCTGCGGGTGCCGCGTCCGGGCCTGTGCACCGACAACGGCGCGATGGTCGCCGCGCTCGGCAGCGAGATGGTCTGGCGGGACCGCGCGCCGTCCTCGCTCGACCTGTCGGCGGACTCCTCGCTGCCGGTCACCGAGGTCCACGTGCCGCACACCGACTTCCACGGACAGGCCTACCAGGCCCTGACCGGGCAGCAGCGGTGA
- a CDS encoding NAD(P)H-hydrate dehydratase, whose translation MRSAHSVDQVRAAEAELMARLPEGTLMRRAATGLAVTCARLLTRRRGRVYGSRVVVLAGSGDNGGDALYAGAELARRGARVTAVLLAPARAHGGGLAALRAAHGRVVVEQEVGLADFSRADLVLDGIVGIGGRGGLRSEAEPYARAARAGVVVAVDVPSGVDADTGEVAGAALRADVTVCFGTYKPGLLIDPGASYAGAVQLVGIGLELPPAGVTALQHADVAALLPVPGAESDKYRRGVVGVAAGSARYPGAALLAVAGALRGGAGAVRYVGTAAEEVVRRFPETLVTEGGPAGAGRVQAWVVGPGGGEGAGRALAEALAADVPVLVDADGLTELARLGPGALAGRTAPTLLTPHTGEAARLLAGAGAGSDGGTRSEQSRPPAADELAAARLATARRLAAAYRATVLLKGSTTVVADPSAAVRVNPTGTAWLATAGSGDVLAGLAGSLLAAGLSAPDAAAVAAYLHGLAGRRAAGVPGAPVTAAEVAAALPSAWNDVRAGATSGPPRTAGGTGA comes from the coding sequence ATGCGCAGTGCCCACAGCGTCGACCAGGTCCGTGCCGCCGAGGCCGAGCTGATGGCCCGGCTCCCCGAGGGCACACTGATGCGGCGGGCCGCCACCGGGCTCGCCGTGACCTGCGCGCGGCTGCTGACCCGCCGGCGCGGCCGGGTGTACGGCAGCCGGGTGGTGGTGCTGGCGGGCAGCGGGGACAACGGGGGCGACGCGCTGTACGCCGGTGCGGAGCTGGCCCGGCGCGGGGCGCGGGTGACGGCGGTGCTGCTCGCCCCGGCGCGGGCGCACGGCGGCGGGCTGGCGGCGCTGCGGGCGGCGCACGGGCGGGTGGTGGTGGAGCAGGAGGTCGGCCTGGCCGACTTCTCGCGCGCGGACCTGGTGCTGGACGGCATCGTCGGCATCGGCGGCCGGGGCGGGCTGCGGTCGGAGGCCGAGCCCTACGCGCGGGCCGCGCGGGCCGGGGTGGTGGTCGCCGTCGACGTGCCCAGCGGGGTGGACGCCGACACCGGGGAGGTCGCGGGGGCGGCGCTGCGGGCGGACGTCACGGTCTGCTTCGGCACCTACAAGCCCGGGCTGCTGATCGACCCGGGTGCCTCGTACGCCGGAGCGGTGCAGCTGGTGGGGATCGGACTGGAGCTGCCGCCGGCCGGGGTGACGGCCCTCCAGCACGCCGACGTGGCCGCCCTGCTGCCGGTGCCGGGGGCGGAGAGCGACAAGTACCGGCGCGGCGTGGTCGGGGTGGCCGCGGGTTCGGCGCGGTACCCGGGGGCGGCGCTGCTCGCGGTCGCCGGCGCGCTGCGCGGCGGCGCGGGCGCGGTGCGGTACGTGGGGACGGCGGCCGAGGAGGTGGTGCGGCGCTTCCCCGAGACGCTGGTCACCGAGGGCGGTCCGGCCGGGGCCGGCCGGGTGCAGGCCTGGGTGGTCGGACCGGGCGGCGGCGAGGGTGCCGGGCGGGCGCTCGCGGAGGCGCTGGCGGCGGACGTGCCGGTCCTGGTCGACGCGGACGGGCTGACCGAACTGGCCCGGCTCGGCCCCGGCGCGCTGGCCGGGCGGACGGCGCCGACCCTGCTCACCCCGCACACGGGCGAGGCGGCCCGGCTGCTCGCCGGGGCCGGGGCCGGGAGCGACGGCGGCACCCGTTCGGAGCAGTCCCGCCCGCCCGCCGCCGACGAGCTGGCGGCCGCCCGGCTGGCCACCGCGCGCCGGCTCGCGGCGGCCTACCGGGCGACGGTGCTGCTGAAGGGCTCGACCACCGTGGTCGCCGATCCTTCCGCCGCCGTGCGGGTGAACCCGACCGGCACCGCGTGGCTGGCCACGGCCGGCAGCGGGGACGTCCTGGCCGGGCTGGCCGGCTCCCTGCTCGCCGCGGGCCTGTCCGCGCCGGACGCCGCCGCGGTGGCGGCCTATCTGCACGGGCTCGCCGGCCGGCGCGCCGCCGGCGTCCCCGGCGCCCCCGTCACCGCGGCGGAGGTGGCGGCCGCGCTCCCGTCGGCCTGGAACGACGTCCGCGCCGGGGCGACCTCGGGGCCGCCCCGGACGGCGGGTGGAACCGGCGCCTGA